CGAGGCGATAGTTGAGCGTCACTTTGAACGGTGGCAAGCCACCAACTTCGATCCTTACGCCTGCGAGCTCCTCAACCACACCGATGCTTGAGGATCCAGCCGGGAGAACGACCATCTCGGGGCAGCCTGCGCAGTCTCGAAAGCTATCGCGGGGTTTGTATGTTCCCGGAATGACAATTTCGTCTAGATTTTCGTATCTACGTTGGGAGGATTCGCTGCCTAAAACGTTGGATTGAACGTGCACCTCGGGCTTCGTCGCAGTATCGTCGGCATCGGTGCGCCGCGTGGCGCTGGCTGGCGCACTACCGTCCGACCGACTGTCATCGGGCGGCGTAGCACTTATTGTTCCGAGACTAGAGTTTGCGAGCTTTTGCGAGGTGGCTGCTTGCGGGTTATCTAACTCGCTAGCCAAAGCATTGGATTGAGAGCGCACGTCGGGCTTGGTCGCAGCATTGTCGGCAGAGTCCGGTCGTGCGGTGCCGGTTGGCAATCTATTGTTCAATCGGTCGTCTGTGGTCGGTGTAGCACCGGTTTTTTCTAGATTTGAAGTTGCGGAAGTGACCGACATTGCTCCTTGCTGATTGGCGGATTTGCTACCCAACTCGTTGGATTTAGAGCGCACTTCCGATTGGGCCGAAACACTGTCGACGGTGCTCGACCGGTATTCGGTGCTTGGCGTGACACCGGATATTGCTAAATCTGAAGTTGCGGCGTTTTGCGGAATTGTGCGTTGCTGATTGTCGCCACGAGGTGAGAGAAGGCGTGCAATGATAGGTTCGACTCTAGGCAGCGGCAAAAATGGCTCTAGCGTGAGGTACGAGAGGAATGTGGCTACCATTCCCGCTGTGATTCGTACGGTGACATTTTTTTTTGAACGCGTCGCCTCCCCAATGTCCCGACGACACGATAAAAAGAAATGCTCCTAGCGTTGTCTTCAACGCCAGAAAAATAAGCTCAAAAATCTCTACCACAAGCGCCCCAATATTTGCGGCCGCTAGGAGGCCAGATACGACAGCACACGCAGTGTAGACAACCACGCCAGTCGCGTCGCATCAGAAGCCCTCCTCTCGAAATTTGTTGCTCAGATCTGACGTTCGGCAGGACCAGTGCGGGCACGATCAGCGCCAACAATGCGGCAAGGATTGTCCGTACTCATGTACTAGTCGATTTCTGTCGAGCGGTGACCTGTGCCCGAAACTGGACTCGTGACCCAGCACGCCCTCGTGG
The genomic region above belongs to Candidatus Limnocylindrales bacterium and contains:
- a CDS encoding SUMF1/EgtB/PvdO family nonheme iron enzyme → MVATFLSYLTLEPFLPLPRVEPIIARLLSPRGDNQQRTIPQNAATSDLAISGVTPSTEYRSSTVDSVSAQSEVRSKSNELGSKSANQQGAMSVTSATSNLEKTGATPTTDDRLNNRLPTGTARPDSADNAATKPDVRSQSNALASELDNPQAATSQKLANSSLGTISATPPDDSRSDGSAPASATRRTDADDTATKPEVHVQSNVLGSESSQRRYENLDEIVIPGTYKPRDSFRDCAGCPEMVVLPAGSSSIGVVEELAGVRIEVGGLPPFKVTLNYRLALSKTELTMSEYALCEREGHCPRVRTKYTGRYVILELTGQYPVIASWNDAQKYAEWLSRKTGRHYRLPSEVEWEYAARGGTKSAFWYSNEYDASKANSRDSMSINPFNAHTENKPIQVGQYPPNPFGLYDMYGNLAEWVQDCFNIFWSPEDLRAGEDDAVVVDGDVSSITEHPTNGSAYDNSEQCKKWGGTTWGGKKFAYRVYRGGSFEQGSDDFPNSYSRGCLTPSSQEEGIRLAVSLSD